The following proteins come from a genomic window of Larimichthys crocea isolate SSNF chromosome III, L_crocea_2.0, whole genome shotgun sequence:
- the LOC104929733 gene encoding uncharacterized protein LOC104929733 produces the protein MSVGFHSWRFPSISTPDINETSSKDITASLHRNVLSWGVWRGQEEKESVSLRTITHSAYSETADCGSCSGVSNLFRTASVPDVVERSPTRTFSSVTIAARMVLPSRFTSQDPVYPSTPTQHVKISPPKLPETFGGTTTSRMRVSNSQPDVCRQNSTIVTPNELRQAHSPADELAVRDRGKRKVQLVQRRPSYTEGDRKQDRGGSLVNLVSQPSYRSCIHLELSLRFTRSVMFLDKSLSISLEELQGRRASQPTLYRSTLSIRLGVSTCSRSSTDNKPAKTNEGYGRSRAPMLDHNKHIGRGSGLGHCRDPLSKQQGRKVEKIAPTHGVHSKADDSDIQHHSNTLELLSFRGPGPSNTKAGRQKGNADEPAFLPRSNFKHRQHTSNIGPVDSRTWSKRAGRDKTEEQHEHDCSTEPQKDYALDKTCSRLKAEFLKGTPKTLSLKEALELFRPDFISRSQGRVRRLEQRALRRRELQDSNPDLVQGLREDRFKQKRNCTTPDPLSDNLFKPRERSISGREMQLRSRRIYNKLPEVTKKKEEEKKRAVSETNRLRAEVFKKRLLDQILQR, from the exons aCCTCAAGTAAGGACATCACTGCTTCACTGCACAGGAATGTCCTGTCATGGGGTGTGTGGAGGGGgcaagaggagaaggagagtgtATCCCTTAGAACAATAACACACTCTGCCTACTCTGAGACTGCAGACTGTGGATCTTGCAGTGGAGTTTCCAACCTTTTCAGGACTGCAAGTGTCCCAGATGTGGTGGAAAGAAGTCCAACGAGAACTTTTTCCTCCGTCACCATCGCAGCCCGGATGGTTTTGCCATCACGTTTCACCTCACAGGACCCCGTGTATCCATCTACTCCAACACAGCATGTGAAGATATCTCCACCAAAACTTCCAGAAACTTTCGGAGGAACCACCACAAGCAGAATGAGAGTGTCAAACTCCCAACCGGACGTGTGCAGACAGAATTCTACCATTGTGACGCCAAATGAGCTCAGACAGGCCCACTCACCAGCTGATGAATTGGCAGTGAGAGATCGAGGAAAGAGGAAAGTACAACTTGTACAACGCAGACCGAGCTACACAGAGGGTGACAGAAAGCAGGACAGAGGTGGCTCGCTTGTGAACCTGGTCTCACAGCCTTCCTACAGGTCTTGTATCCATCTTGAGTTGTCTCTGAGGTTCACTAGGTCTGTCATGTTTTTGGACAAGTCGCTTTCCATTTCCCTTGAGGAACTACAGGGAAGAAGAGCAAGTCAACCTACTTTGTACAGGTCCACCTTGTCTATTCGCCTTGGAGTTTCAACCTGCAGCAGATCCTCTACAGATAACAAACCAGCCAAAACAAATGAGGGTTACGGGAGATCCAGGGCACCCATGTTGGACCATAACAAACACATTGGTCGAGGGAGTGGTTTAGGTCACTGCAGAGACCCTCTATCAAAGCAACAGGGCCGTAAGGTCGAGAAAATAGCACCCACTCATGGTGTTCACAGCAAGGCTGATGATTCAGACATACAGCACCACAGCAATACTTTGGAATTATTGTCATTCAGAGGGCCAGGCCCCTCAAACACAAAGGCCGGAAGGCAAAAGGGGAATGCAGATGAGCCAGCCTTCCTTCCACGGAGCAATTTCAAGCACAGGCAGCACACTTCCAATATTGGCCCAG TGGACTCTAGAACATGGAGCAAGCGAGCAGGAAGAGACAAGACAGAGGagcaacatgaacatgactGTTCCACAGAGCCTCAGAAAGACTACGCCTTGGATAAGACCTGTTCCAGACTGAAGGCTGAATTTCTCAAGGGCACACCTAAGACTCTCAGCCTCAAG GAGGCTTTGGAGCTCTTCAGGCCAGATTTCATCAGCCGATCTCAGGGTCGGGTGAGGAGGTTGGAACAGAGGGCTCTGAGAAGGAGAGAGCTGCAGGACTCCAATCCAGACCTGGTGCAGGGCCTCAGGGAGGATCGATTCAAACAAAAGAGGAACTGCACCACACCGGATCCACTTAGCG ATAACCTTTTCAAGCCTAGAGAGAGGTCTATATCAGGCAGAGAGATGCAGCTGAGGTCCAGACG gatTTACAACAAGCTGCCAGAggtgacaaagaaaaaggaggaggagaaaaagagagctgTATCAGAAACCAACAGACTGCGAGCAGAGGTCTTTAAAAAG AGACTTCTGGACCAGATCCTGCAAAGATAA